One window of the Arthrobacter sp. D5-1 genome contains the following:
- a CDS encoding ABC transporter substrate-binding protein: protein MARFAAKTGVTAALAATALLGLAACSDPGATAATGASAPASNASSSTKEFNLTPQQDRIKVTVDSAAAALVPDAIKADGKLTVVTTGGTPPLSTFATDNKTLIGSEVDIAYAVGESLGLQVEVLPVAWADWPLGVESGKYEAVLSNVTVTEARKEKFDFATYRNDLLGFYAKSDADISPIKEPKDVAGKRIIVGSGTNQEAILVRWDEENKKNGLKPVEFQYYDDDSASQLALQSGRADLTFGPNASAAYKAAKDGKTKEVGTLEGGWPLKAEIAFTTQKGNGLAVAAQAALNTLIKDGNYGKILDRWGLSSEAIPASELNPAGLPKK, encoded by the coding sequence ATGGCACGTTTTGCAGCCAAGACCGGCGTCACCGCGGCGCTGGCCGCCACCGCTTTGCTCGGGCTCGCGGCCTGCTCGGACCCGGGTGCGACGGCGGCGACAGGGGCGTCCGCTCCGGCGTCGAACGCCTCCTCAAGCACCAAGGAGTTCAACCTGACCCCGCAGCAGGACCGCATCAAGGTGACGGTGGACTCCGCCGCGGCTGCCTTGGTTCCGGACGCCATTAAGGCCGACGGCAAGCTGACCGTGGTGACCACCGGCGGCACTCCCCCGTTGAGCACCTTCGCCACAGACAACAAGACCCTGATCGGCAGCGAAGTGGACATCGCTTATGCCGTGGGTGAGAGTTTGGGGCTGCAGGTTGAGGTTCTACCGGTAGCGTGGGCTGACTGGCCGCTGGGCGTCGAGTCAGGCAAGTACGAGGCTGTGCTTTCCAACGTGACCGTCACCGAGGCCCGCAAGGAGAAGTTCGACTTTGCCACCTACCGCAACGACCTCCTGGGCTTCTATGCCAAGTCCGACGCCGACATCTCTCCCATCAAGGAACCCAAGGACGTAGCCGGCAAGCGCATCATCGTCGGCTCGGGCACCAACCAGGAAGCCATCCTGGTCCGCTGGGATGAGGAGAACAAGAAGAACGGCTTGAAGCCCGTTGAGTTCCAGTATTACGACGACGACTCCGCCTCCCAGCTCGCCCTCCAGTCAGGCCGTGCGGACCTCACGTTCGGGCCCAACGCTTCGGCAGCTTACAAGGCAGCCAAGGATGGCAAGACCAAGGAAGTGGGCACCCTCGAAGGTGGTTGGCCGCTGAAGGCCGAAATCGCCTTCACTACCCAGAAGGGCAACGGCTTGGCCGTGGCTGCCCAGGCCGCGCTTAACACCCTCATCAAGGACGGCAACTACGGCAAGATCCTGGACCGCTGGGGACTTTCTTCGGAGGCCATTCCCGCGTCCGAACTGAACCCGGCAGGCCTGCCCAAAAAGTAG
- a CDS encoding LLM class flavin-dependent oxidoreductase, protein MTVPLSILDLATIGKGQTVAESLAGSVAMAQKAEELGYRRVWYAEHHNMSAIASSATSVLIAHVAAHTNTIRLGAGGVMLPNHSPLTIAEQFGTLETLHPGRIDLGLGRAPGSDQNTMRALRRDHTSSDRFPQDVLELQGYLTGPTRIQGVEATPGKGTNVPLYILGSSLFGAQLAAQLGLPYAFASHFAPAALQDAVALYRREFTPSEQLSEPHVIAGVNATAADSNAEAQAIHLAVKRARVSLFFGGGREFTDDEADMVLDSPQGQHIAQMMKFSAVGTKDVVRDYLDEFAAFADADELIVAHQSVGTEERLRSVELVAEVAGLVPA, encoded by the coding sequence GTGACTGTTCCTCTTTCCATCCTCGACCTGGCAACCATCGGCAAGGGCCAGACGGTGGCGGAAAGCCTCGCGGGCAGCGTGGCCATGGCGCAGAAGGCCGAAGAGCTGGGCTACCGGCGGGTCTGGTATGCCGAGCACCACAACATGTCCGCGATCGCTTCCTCGGCCACGAGCGTTTTGATCGCCCACGTCGCCGCCCACACCAACACCATTCGCCTGGGAGCGGGCGGCGTCATGCTGCCCAACCATTCACCCCTGACCATCGCAGAGCAGTTCGGCACGCTGGAGACGCTGCACCCGGGGCGGATCGACCTCGGACTGGGCCGCGCACCGGGCAGCGACCAGAACACCATGCGGGCACTGCGCCGCGACCACACATCCTCTGACAGGTTCCCGCAGGATGTCCTGGAACTTCAGGGCTACCTCACCGGACCCACCCGTATCCAAGGTGTCGAAGCGACGCCGGGCAAGGGCACCAACGTGCCGCTCTACATCCTGGGATCATCGCTGTTCGGCGCCCAGTTGGCCGCTCAGTTGGGCCTTCCCTATGCGTTTGCTTCACACTTTGCGCCGGCTGCCCTGCAGGATGCAGTTGCCCTCTACCGGCGCGAGTTCACGCCCTCAGAGCAGTTGTCGGAGCCCCATGTCATCGCGGGTGTCAACGCTACTGCAGCGGATTCCAACGCCGAGGCCCAGGCCATCCACCTTGCTGTGAAGCGTGCCCGCGTTTCGTTGTTCTTTGGTGGTGGCCGCGAGTTCACGGACGACGAAGCGGACATGGTGCTCGACTCCCCGCAGGGCCAGCACATCGCCCAGATGATGAAGTTCTCAGCTGTGGGAACCAAGGACGTGGTGCGCGATTACCTGGACGAGTTTGCGGCGTTCGCTGATGCCGACGAGCTGATCGTGGCGCACCAGAGCGTCGGCACCGAAGAGCGCTTGCGGTCCGTGGAACTGGTAGCCGAGGTCGCGGGCCTGGTTCCCGCATAA
- a CDS encoding trehalase-like domain-containing protein yields the protein MPTHLNQSVADSALLMKSLPLGLLRTVLQSDAENGISPQLFAELRVLARVPGLLVACNYGGTLCSAEGVSTETLPLDSAAVALRALAALPNTHTAIISGRSLRDLAAVSRLPAEVHLVGSHGVEFDMGYAYTLSLATEQLLQQVATALTEAVGFEKGISVVRKPVGVAVHTRPATPEVVDRVVFASQKIAIEFGLYFIIDGTVLDLTVEEPAKGQALEQLRARLGVSAALYAGDAESDEKALATLRGPDLGLHVGPGDTTAGHTIPDPEAFAHVLALLFELRRAWLFGEDAVGLERHSMIGNGSSTALLTPDAKVCWMSHPLPDSGSLFAHILGGDPAGHFSIEPVKPSPVLAQRYVENTMIVETRWADVTVTDYLEPAPEGITSLVRVLSGTGNARVVFAPRPDYANAPFNMEIRGDEVHIIGTSDPIILSAPGVVFTITSDAKYATATAEVALGDGPVVLNMRCGDTEPPPADPAGEPHRRAAVGLAAREWVKALQVPTIKTSLVRRSALVLKSLVHEPTGAVLAAPTTSLPEGIGGTRNWDYRYCWLRDGSMTVNSLVSLGSTEEADGFLGWLGRILENAPGPEWLHPLYSVTGAPLSTEAIVESLPGYAGSRPVRIGNAADHQVQLDVFGPIAELIHDLAERRGFLPDQHWYLMEQMAHAVLARWHEPDHGIWEARRPPRHHVYTKVMCWMTLDRALRAAALHGRVPHADWSPTADTIRTEVLHEGWDESAASYTVAYDSPDLDAAVLHIGLSGLLDAQDQRFLDTVTAVERELRVGPTVFRYRYDDGLPGLEGGFHICTTWLIEAYLAVGRLDDALELFNQLVALFGPTGLLPEEYDPGTETHLGNHPQAYSHLGFIRCAQLLDHYLASADVE from the coding sequence ATGCCCACGCACTTGAATCAATCAGTTGCCGATTCCGCGCTGCTGATGAAATCGCTCCCGCTTGGCCTGCTCCGGACTGTGCTCCAATCCGACGCGGAGAACGGCATCAGCCCGCAGTTATTCGCGGAGCTGAGGGTCCTTGCCCGGGTTCCTGGTTTGCTAGTGGCCTGCAACTACGGCGGCACCCTCTGCTCGGCGGAGGGCGTATCCACGGAGACCTTGCCCCTGGACAGCGCAGCCGTGGCGCTCCGCGCGCTGGCTGCGCTGCCCAACACCCACACGGCCATCATTTCCGGCCGGTCCCTCAGGGATCTGGCCGCAGTGTCCCGGCTGCCGGCGGAGGTCCACCTGGTGGGGTCGCACGGGGTGGAGTTCGACATGGGCTATGCCTACACGCTCTCCCTCGCCACGGAACAGTTGCTTCAGCAGGTGGCCACCGCGCTGACGGAAGCCGTCGGTTTCGAAAAGGGCATCAGCGTTGTCCGCAAGCCGGTGGGTGTCGCGGTGCACACCCGGCCGGCGACACCCGAAGTGGTGGACAGGGTGGTCTTCGCTTCGCAGAAGATCGCCATCGAGTTCGGGCTCTACTTCATCATTGACGGAACGGTGCTGGACCTGACCGTCGAAGAACCGGCCAAGGGCCAAGCCCTGGAACAGCTCCGTGCGAGGCTTGGCGTCAGCGCCGCTCTGTACGCAGGTGACGCCGAGAGCGATGAAAAGGCGCTTGCCACCCTGCGTGGACCGGACCTTGGCCTGCACGTCGGACCGGGGGATACGACGGCGGGACACACCATTCCGGACCCGGAAGCCTTTGCACACGTGCTGGCTTTGTTGTTCGAACTGCGCCGGGCGTGGCTCTTTGGCGAAGACGCGGTAGGCCTGGAACGGCATTCGATGATCGGCAACGGAAGTTCCACAGCGCTGCTCACCCCGGATGCAAAGGTCTGTTGGATGAGCCACCCCCTGCCGGATTCCGGCTCGCTTTTTGCCCACATCCTGGGCGGTGATCCCGCCGGCCACTTCAGCATTGAGCCCGTAAAGCCATCCCCGGTACTGGCCCAGCGTTACGTGGAAAACACCATGATCGTGGAAACCCGCTGGGCCGATGTCACGGTGACTGACTATCTGGAGCCCGCACCCGAGGGCATCACCAGCCTGGTCCGTGTCCTGTCCGGGACGGGTAACGCGCGTGTGGTGTTCGCGCCAAGGCCTGACTACGCCAATGCGCCGTTCAACATGGAGATCCGCGGCGATGAGGTCCACATCATCGGGACATCGGATCCCATCATCCTCTCGGCGCCGGGCGTTGTTTTCACCATCACCAGCGACGCCAAGTACGCCACGGCAACGGCAGAGGTCGCATTGGGTGATGGTCCCGTAGTGCTGAATATGCGCTGCGGTGACACTGAGCCGCCACCCGCAGACCCGGCCGGCGAACCTCACCGGCGTGCCGCCGTCGGGCTGGCAGCGCGCGAGTGGGTCAAGGCACTCCAGGTGCCCACCATCAAGACCTCGCTGGTGCGGCGCTCCGCGCTGGTGCTGAAGTCGCTGGTCCACGAGCCCACCGGTGCCGTCCTCGCCGCACCCACCACGTCCCTGCCTGAAGGCATCGGCGGCACGCGTAACTGGGATTACCGGTATTGCTGGCTGCGGGACGGGTCCATGACGGTGAACTCGTTGGTGTCGTTGGGATCCACGGAAGAAGCCGACGGTTTCCTGGGGTGGCTGGGCCGGATTCTGGAGAACGCGCCGGGACCGGAATGGCTGCACCCCCTCTATTCGGTGACGGGCGCGCCGCTGTCCACGGAGGCCATTGTGGAGAGCCTTCCCGGGTATGCGGGATCGCGGCCGGTGCGGATCGGCAACGCCGCGGACCACCAGGTGCAATTGGACGTGTTCGGGCCCATCGCCGAGCTGATCCACGATCTTGCCGAGCGGCGCGGATTCCTCCCGGACCAGCACTGGTACCTCATGGAGCAGATGGCGCATGCCGTGCTGGCCCGCTGGCACGAGCCGGACCACGGGATTTGGGAAGCCCGCCGGCCTCCGCGGCACCACGTGTACACCAAGGTCATGTGCTGGATGACGCTGGATCGGGCGCTCCGGGCTGCCGCTTTGCATGGCCGGGTTCCTCATGCGGACTGGTCACCTACCGCGGACACCATCCGCACGGAAGTCCTGCACGAAGGGTGGGATGAGTCCGCCGCTTCCTACACCGTGGCCTACGACAGTCCGGACCTCGATGCCGCCGTCCTGCACATCGGATTGTCCGGCCTGCTGGACGCCCAAGACCAGCGTTTCCTGGATACCGTGACTGCCGTTGAACGCGAACTTCGCGTGGGGCCCACCGTTTTCCGTTACAGGTACGACGACGGCTTGCCGGGTTTGGAGGGCGGCTTCCACATCTGCACTACCTGGCTGATCGAGGCGTATCTGGCAGTGGGACGCCTGGACGATGCGCTGGAGTTGTTCAACCAATTGGTGGCGCTGTTTGGCCCCACGGGCCTGCTGCCCGAAGAGTACGATCCCGGCACCGAAACACACTTGGGCAACCATCCCCAGGCGTACTCGCACCTGGGCTTTATTCGCTGTGCGCAGCTCCTGGACCACTATCTGGCCAGCGCGGACGTGGAGTAA
- a CDS encoding threonine/serine dehydratase — translation MVTREEVEAAYSRTAGWVRHTPLAESGDQEPYHLWFKCEYMQHTGSFKARGAFNRLLTAKENGELDPTAGVVVASGGNAGLANAYAAAKLGVPATVFVPESAPANKVHKLYAIGATVVQGGAEYAEAYAAAVRFAEEKGAVYCHAYDQPEIVAGAGGVGLELLDELPDVDTILVAVGGGGLMGGIAAAAEGRAHVVGVEPETVPTLHTALAKGEPVDVAVSGIAADSLGARRIGGIGFGVARRTGVESVLVTDEDIIQARRALWEKHRIVVEHGAAAAYAALLSGAYTPRAGETVAVILCGANTDPAHF, via the coding sequence ATGGTCACACGCGAAGAAGTAGAAGCAGCGTACTCACGGACAGCGGGCTGGGTCCGCCACACGCCCCTCGCCGAGAGCGGCGACCAAGAGCCGTACCACCTGTGGTTCAAATGCGAATACATGCAGCACACGGGCTCGTTCAAAGCACGGGGTGCCTTCAACCGGCTCCTCACAGCGAAGGAGAACGGCGAGCTGGACCCGACAGCCGGCGTCGTGGTGGCGTCCGGCGGCAACGCAGGCCTGGCCAACGCGTACGCGGCAGCCAAACTCGGAGTCCCGGCAACGGTGTTCGTCCCGGAGTCCGCGCCGGCGAACAAAGTCCACAAGCTCTATGCCATTGGCGCCACCGTGGTCCAGGGCGGGGCTGAGTACGCCGAAGCCTATGCGGCTGCCGTGCGCTTTGCCGAGGAGAAGGGTGCGGTCTACTGCCACGCCTACGACCAGCCGGAGATCGTGGCCGGCGCCGGTGGAGTGGGGCTTGAACTGCTGGATGAACTGCCCGACGTCGACACCATCCTCGTTGCTGTTGGCGGCGGGGGATTGATGGGCGGCATTGCGGCCGCGGCAGAGGGCAGGGCGCACGTTGTGGGGGTCGAACCTGAAACTGTTCCAACTTTGCACACGGCGTTGGCCAAGGGCGAGCCCGTGGATGTGGCTGTCTCCGGGATCGCCGCGGACTCCTTGGGAGCCCGGCGGATTGGTGGGATCGGCTTTGGAGTTGCCCGCCGCACGGGTGTCGAGAGCGTCCTGGTCACGGACGAGGACATCATCCAGGCGCGTCGTGCGCTTTGGGAGAAGCACAGAATAGTGGTGGAACACGGCGCTGCCGCAGCCTACGCGGCCTTGCTGTCCGGCGCCTACACCCCTCGGGCGGGCGAAACCGTGGCAGTGATCCTGTGTGGGGCCAACACGGACCCCGCCCACTTCTAA